The nucleotide sequence GAACGTATGGAAGCAACTGTTCAACAGGGTAAAAAAACTTGGTTCCAACGTCATTGTCCTACTTTTGCTGCTGCTGGTGCTGCTGTTGGTTCAATGGTAGTTGCTTCTAGTGCAAATGCTGCTGGTGTTGCTGATCTGTTTACCGAAATTTCAACTGAAATGAGTGGCGTTTCAACTGGCGTTTTGTCAATTCTAACAATCCTTGCAGGTGTAGTTGCGTTGCTTCTTGGTTGGGCTTACGTCAAGAAAGCACGTTAATTACTGCTCGAATCTCCCAGCTTCGGCTGGGATTTTCGTATAAGGGGGAAGTATGGAAAACGCATCTATTTTTTATTGGTTATTAGTCATCGTTCCTTGGGTTGCTTTACATGGTATTTGGAGAGTAATCAGATGAAAAAGTTTTTAACTGTACTTCTTACATTTACTCTTTATTTCAATTTATTTACTACGGCTCATGCTGCCAATGTTGGCGGTTGGACTTTGGGCGGTGGTGTTGCTCAAGGTGCTTCTACTGTTTATGAAGGTACAAAAAGAGTTGTTATTGATGGCGTTGATTACATAAAAAAAGGCACTGCAAAAATTACTCCCCCTGCAAGCGGTGTTGCTAAAGTCCTCGCTCGTGGTGCTGCTGGTTATGCTCTTTCCGTTGCTGTTGAACAGTTGTTAGGCTCTGTTGATTGGGTTCTCGATCCTGAAAATAATGCAATTAAATATTTTCCTGAAGTAAGTGATTGTCAATCTTCAGGCTGTCCACATGCTCAAAAAGTTTTTACTGTTTATGGCGATGATAGACAAAGATATCTTTTTGATTCTCTAACTACTGCATGTGCTTTTGTTGCAACTCAAAGCAATCAAAGGGACTATACCTTAATCAGTACCAATATGGCTAATGCCGAAAATGGTAATTGTTATTTTCATTCTAAGCGTTATCCCGATCTGCGTAACTGGGATTTGAATTATCAAATTCCTTATGTTTCAAATCCTGCTTACAATCCCAATGCAGAACGTGAGGAAAAATCTATTCCTCTAGAAACTGTTGCTCAACAAGTAATTTCAAATGCTGAAAGTGGTGATGCTTCTGCACAAGTTGCTACTACTGCCGCTGCTGCTGATATTGTTGCCGAAGCTGAAAAAGATGATGCAAAAGCTCGTCCTATCGTTCAACAGTTAGAAGCATCTGCACAAACAAAGCCTGCTGATGAAGCTGCTGCTGAAAAAGCCAATGAAGCTACTGGAGAAGCAAAACCTAATACAGCTAATCCTGAAGCAACCGATTTATCAATTGAATTTCCTGTTTTTTGTGGTTGGGCACCTTTGGTCTGTGAAGCTGCTCAAGTTGTTATCTCTTTTCCTCAAACTCTTACAAATTGGTGGGAAACAGGAAAATCAAAGGCCGAAGAATGGGCTACATCAATTTCTGAAGCCTGGACTGCTGTTAAGGATTGGGCTAAGTCAGAACAACAAGATGACACTGAATTAGATATTCCAGAACAAGAACAACCAGATATAGATACTGATATTGCTTTTGGGGGTTCATGTCCTTCCGATCGTGAAGCCGAGGTCAATATGGGCGTCGGTATCATCAAATTACCTATCTCTTATGAGCCAATTTGTACAACTGTTTCTACAGCTAAACCTGTGCTTATTTTTGTCGGTTTTTTTATTGCTGCATTAATTATTGGTGGGGTGAGATCAGAATGAGTTTATCTTCTTTATTACAGGATTTACAAAAGGGCGCTCTTAAAAATATCCTGACTGGTGCTGGTGTTGCTCTTACAACTTCATCAATTTCTTACATTGCTTTTCAACAGGCGGTTAATGCTGTTCAACAACAATCTTACGGTATACCCGGTGATTTGATTGCGATTCTACACTTAGCCGGATTTGATATTTTCTTTTCAACTGTACTTGCTGCAATCGTGACAAGGCTATCACTGAATGCTGGCAACTTGGCATTAAAGAAGATTTAAAATGATTCGTTTAGATACAGGAACACCAGGTGCAGGCAAAACGTTAATTAACGTTCGTGATATTGTTCAATTAGAAAAAACTAATCAAAAAAATATCATTCTTAATCCAAAAATATATGAAACTAATTTAAAGCTTATCCAGGATAAAAGTTTATCTGACGAATTTGCTTATTGTGTTCGAAAAGTTGGTCAAGGTGTTGATTTAAAAGATGAAGTTTTTCATTTTGATAATAATTACTTTGATTTTTTAAAATCATCAGAACGTATTGAAGATTATTTTTATCGCTCTATTTTTTATAATGAAATTATTGAACGAGTTAATAAAGAACATAATCTTTCTTTAAATAAAGTCCGACCTGTTAGAACTATCTATACCAATATCGCTGGCTTAGAAATTGATACAGTCCGTCCTATTCCATCAGATGCAGACTGGCGCAAGCTCCCAGATGGCTCTTATGTTGTTTATGATGAAATCCAGAATATTCCTATATTTTCATCTGAAAATAGGGGAGTTGATCCAATTGTTAAAGACTTAACTATTCATCGTCATCGTGGTTTTGACATTGTTGGTATTACTCAATTTCCTGATCTTGTTCGAAAAGAATTTAGGGCTTTAGTTGGTCATCATCGTCATTTGGTCAATTCTTTTGGTCTTAAACGCTCTACACAATATGAATGGTCAACCTGCAAGATTGATCCGAATGCGTTTAAGAATAAGGCAACAGCCGAAATTAAAGATACTTTTGCCTTTCCACCTGATCTTTATAAATATTACCGTTCTTCAACTGCTCATACACATAAGCGTCGATTGCCTTGGCGCTTTATTATGATTTTATCTGCTGTCTTAATTGCTTGTATTTCCTTATTTACCTGTACTTTTTCAAAGGAAAATAACGTAGTTAGACAGATTGCTACAGGTACTCCACATGATTC is from Acinetobacter sp. ANC 7912 and encodes:
- a CDS encoding virulence factor TspB C-terminal domain-related protein, with the protein product MKKFLTVLLTFTLYFNLFTTAHAANVGGWTLGGGVAQGASTVYEGTKRVVIDGVDYIKKGTAKITPPASGVAKVLARGAAGYALSVAVEQLLGSVDWVLDPENNAIKYFPEVSDCQSSGCPHAQKVFTVYGDDRQRYLFDSLTTACAFVATQSNQRDYTLISTNMANAENGNCYFHSKRYPDLRNWDLNYQIPYVSNPAYNPNAEREEKSIPLETVAQQVISNAESGDASAQVATTAAAADIVAEAEKDDAKARPIVQQLEASAQTKPADEAAAEKANEATGEAKPNTANPEATDLSIEFPVFCGWAPLVCEAAQVVISFPQTLTNWWETGKSKAEEWATSISEAWTAVKDWAKSEQQDDTELDIPEQEQPDIDTDIAFGGSCPSDREAEVNMGVGIIKLPISYEPICTTVSTAKPVLIFVGFFIAALIIGGVRSE
- a CDS encoding DUF2523 family protein, producing the protein MSLSSLLQDLQKGALKNILTGAGVALTTSSISYIAFQQAVNAVQQQSYGIPGDLIAILHLAGFDIFFSTVLAAIVTRLSLNAGNLALKKI
- a CDS encoding zonular occludens toxin domain-containing protein, with product MIRLDTGTPGAGKTLINVRDIVQLEKTNQKNIILNPKIYETNLKLIQDKSLSDEFAYCVRKVGQGVDLKDEVFHFDNNYFDFLKSSERIEDYFYRSIFYNEIIERVNKEHNLSLNKVRPVRTIYTNIAGLEIDTVRPIPSDADWRKLPDGSYVVYDEIQNIPIFSSENRGVDPIVKDLTIHRHRGFDIVGITQFPDLVRKEFRALVGHHRHLVNSFGLKRSTQYEWSTCKIDPNAFKNKATAEIKDTFAFPPDLYKYYRSSTAHTHKRRLPWRFIMILSAVLIACISLFTCTFSKENNVVRQIATGTPHDSAKPSSDKSDSKQSPATTETGSEKVQGENDNPLNTSNNESTLDIEPAYDPADPFGYQPVQFVQPTSIRVFSGCFCSKKSCKAYDQQGTQINGIDPKLCKGLMEDSSNRPYNYFKQQASSNQTTNSGQQPQSAAPQTENALPVQESSA